A DNA window from uncultured Methanoregula sp. contains the following coding sequences:
- a CDS encoding DUF555 domain-containing protein — protein sequence MPDYTVTLESAWLIKDVKSLDDAIGIAISEAGKRLNPAAKYVEVEAGMLACPYCEKELSSAIVVADTALVGLVLEMKVFRGESAEHAGRIAKSVIGKALRDIPLKILDVQEQV from the coding sequence ATGCCGGATTATACCGTTACACTGGAATCGGCCTGGCTCATCAAGGATGTCAAATCCTTGGATGACGCCATCGGGATCGCCATCAGCGAGGCAGGCAAACGCCTGAACCCGGCTGCAAAATACGTTGAAGTGGAAGCAGGCATGCTTGCCTGCCCCTATTGCGAGAAGGAACTCTCCAGCGCCATTGTCGTTGCCGACACCGCTCTTGTGGGACTCGTTCTCGAGATGAAAGTCTTCCGGGGAGAATCGGCCGAACATGCAGGCCGGATTGCCAAATCCGTTATCGGGAAAGCGCTGCGGGACATTCCCTTGAAAATACTGGATGTGCAGGAACAGGTATGA
- a CDS encoding nitroreductase family protein, whose product MDSSDFSGFLSSRTSVREYGDESLTKEETDYILSCASTAPSAGNLEAWDVVVVTDEESRLALAEAAFGQVHLERSATVFVVCANYVRSMSRYGERGILYAVEDATIACTYMMLAAHARKIHTCWTGAFDEDEVREILGLPQHVRPIALLAAGKGDVKTSLTERMPTGEHVHREEW is encoded by the coding sequence ATGGACTCCTCTGATTTCTCCGGTTTCCTTTCCAGCCGTACTTCGGTCCGGGAGTACGGGGACGAGTCGCTGACCAAGGAAGAGACCGACTATATCCTGTCCTGCGCAAGCACTGCGCCGAGCGCCGGCAACCTGGAAGCCTGGGATGTTGTCGTTGTTACGGACGAGGAGAGCCGGCTTGCGCTTGCTGAGGCGGCGTTCGGCCAGGTGCACCTGGAACGATCTGCGACCGTCTTTGTGGTCTGTGCCAATTATGTCCGCTCGATGTCGCGCTATGGCGAGCGGGGAATTCTCTATGCCGTGGAGGACGCGACGATCGCCTGCACGTACATGATGCTTGCAGCCCATGCACGAAAGATTCACACGTGCTGGACCGGGGCATTTGACGAGGACGAGGTCCGGGAGATCCTCGGCCTTCCACAGCACGTCCGCCCGATTGCACTGCTTGCAGCGGGCAAGGGCGATGTAAAGACCAGCCTGACGGAACGGATGCCGACAGGAGAACATGTGCACCGCGAGGAGTGGTGA
- a CDS encoding DUF5350 domain-containing protein, translating into MGKTGTTLWAQVKGVKGQIRLVPKKEGEGKTPGPNQRFKAGANVKQVDQMAEAMGGQRGGGRRGGRRGGDRSGGSGMNESTANPMIRRRMKRAKVSALGAKAKSSR; encoded by the coding sequence ATGGGTAAAACAGGTACAACCCTCTGGGCACAGGTTAAAGGCGTGAAAGGACAGATCCGGCTCGTTCCGAAGAAAGAAGGCGAAGGAAAGACCCCGGGTCCGAACCAGCGGTTCAAGGCAGGCGCCAATGTCAAGCAGGTCGACCAGATGGCTGAAGCCATGGGCGGACAGCGCGGTGGCGGACGGCGCGGCGGCAGGCGCGGCGGTGACCGGTCCGGTGGGTCCGGCATGAACGAGTCAACGGCAAACCCGATGATCCGCCGGCGCATGAAGCGGGCAAAAGTGTCTGCTCTCGGTGCAAAGGCAAAGTCCTCCCGGTAA